A genomic window from Neoarius graeffei isolate fNeoGra1 chromosome 5, fNeoGra1.pri, whole genome shotgun sequence includes:
- the cpvl gene encoding probable serine carboxypeptidase CPVL, with protein sequence MMKGCLLALLLAGFSESVWSRGCSSFFCRKSLHVSGGSDGPDPGAPLFLSPYLEQGKIEEARKLSLVGPLPGANVKSYSGYLTVNKSYNSNLFFWFFPAQIKPESAPVLLWLQGGPGGTSMFGLFVEHGPYFVYKNLTLGYRDFPWTSRYSVLYIDNPVGTGWSFTDNDAGFAKNQDDVGRDLYNALVQFFQLFSEFQPNEFYATGESYAGKYVPAIGYYIHKNNPSAKVKINFKGVAIGDGLCDPEIMLGGYADFLYQTSMVDELQRQYVKQQTDAGVKLIQEEKWIEAFEVFDSLLNGDIFPYPSFFQNATGCTNYFNYMQCQEPEDQEYFSKFVTLSNVRSSIHVGNLTFHSGSEVEKHLLQDVMKSIKPWLGVLMDNYRVLMYSGQLDVIVAAPLTERFLPTVNWTGADAYKQAERFYWKVQPSDTEIAGYIRQVKQFYQVIVRGGGHILPYDQPARSFDMIDRFLSTKGFA encoded by the exons ATGATGAAGGGATGCCTGCTTGCTCTGCTCCTCGCTGGGTTTTCGGAGTCGGTGTGGTCCAGGGGCTGCTCTTCGTTCTTCTGCAGAAAATCTCTCCATGTGAGTGGAGGATCTGATGGACCGGACCCTGGAGCACCACTTTTCCTCAGTCCGTACCTGGAACAAGGCAAGATAGAGGAAG CTAGAAAGCTGAGCTTGGTGGGCCCTCTGCCTGGTGCTAATGTAAAGAGTTACTCTGGCTATCTCACGGTCAACAAAAGCTACAACAGTAACCTCTTCTTCTGGTTCTTTCCTGCACAG ATAAAACCAGagagtgctccagtgctgctgtgGCTGCAGGGAGGCCCTGGAGGCACGTCCATGTTTGGCCTTTTTGTGGAACATGGGCCTTACTTTGTCTACAAGAATCTCACAT TGGGCTACAGGGACTTCCCCTGGACTTCCAGATACTCAGTTCTGTATATTGACAATCCG GTGGGTACTGGATGGAGTTTCACTGATAATGATGCCGGCTTTGCCAAAAACCAGGATGATGTTGGCAGAGATCTCTATAA TGCACTGGTTCAGTTTTTCCAGCTTTTTAGTGAGTTTCAGCCCAATGAGTTCTATGCCACAGGAGAG TCCTATGCAGGAAAGTATGTTCCAGCGATTGGTTACTACATCCACAAGAATAATCCCTCTGCCAAAGTGAAGATCAACTTCAAGGGCGTGGCTATTGGAGATGGTCTGTGTGATCCTGAGATA ATGTTGGGAGGTTATGCAGATTTCCTATACCAGACCAGCATGGTGGACGAGCTGCAGAGGCAGTATGTGAAGCAGCAGACAGATGCTGGCGTCAAACTCATCCAGGAGGAGAAATGGATCGAAGCCTTTGAG GTGTTTGATAGCTTACTGAACGGAGACATTTTTCCTTATCCATCATTCTTCCAGAATGCTACTGGATGCACAAACTACTTTAACTACATGCAGTGTCAG GAGCCTGAAGATCAGGAGTACTTTAGCAAGTTTGTGACGCTGTCCAATGTGAGAAGCTCCATCCATGTAGGAAACCTGACTTTTCACAGTGGCTCTGAGGTGGAGAAACATCTTCTCCAGGATGTCATGAAGTCCATCAAACCCTGGCTAGGTGTCCTCATGGATAACTACAgg GTGCTGATGTACAGTGGGCAGCTGGACGTGATCGTGGCAGCTCCACTGACTGAACGCTTCCTACCCACAGTGAACTGGACTGGGGCAGATGCGTATAAACAAGCTGAGCGCTTCTACTGGAAGGTGCAGCCCAGTGACACGGAAATAGCCGGATACATCCGGCAAGTGAAACAGTTCTACCAg GTCATCGTTAGAGGTGGGGGACATATTTTGCCGTATGACCAACCAGCAAGATCCTTTGACATGATAGACAGATTCCTGTCCACAAAAGGATTTGCCTGA